The Caretta caretta isolate rCarCar2 chromosome 5, rCarCar1.hap1, whole genome shotgun sequence genome contains a region encoding:
- the DIMT1 gene encoding dimethyladenosine transferase isoform X2 → MPKVKAEKRCRPQRREGQGPGIMFNTGIGQHILKNPLIVNNIIEKAALRPTDVVLEVGPGTGNLTVKMLEKVKKVIACELDTRLVGELQKRVQGTCLANKLEIKVGDVLKTDLPFFDTCVANLPYQISSPFVFKLLLHRPFFRCAILMFQREFALRLVAKPGNKLYCRLSINTQLLARVDHLMKVGRNNFKPPPKVESSVVRIEPKNPPPPINFQTAKKFQMEVWTPLKILNMICGPQVENHCTRHSLTLHCTSPLLKQTLIEYLSNIIWMPQQQFKLNFPQNPCSFPRSDTDQDRCG, encoded by the exons ATGCCGAAAGTCAAGGCGGAGAAGCGGTGCCGGCCGCAGCGCCGCGAGGGCCAGGGCCCAG GTATCATGTTCAATACTGGAATTGGCCAGCACATCCTGAAAAATCCCCTCATTGTTAACAACATTATAGAGAAG GCTGCCTTACGGCCCACAGATGTTGTCCTTGAAGTAGGACCTGGAACTGGTAACCTGACAGTAAAAATGCTAGAGAAAGTTAAAAAG GTAATTGCTTGTGAACTTGACACACGACTTGTGGGTGAACTTCAGAAGAGAGTCCAGGGCAC ATGCCTAGCAAATAAACTAGAAATAAAGGTTGGAGATGTGTTGAAAACTGACTTACCATTCTTTGATACGTGTGTGGCTAACTTGCCTTATCAG ATTTCTTCACCTTTTGTTTTCAAGCTGTTGCTACATAGACCTTTTTTCAG GTGTGCAATACTTATGTTTCAGAGAGAATTTGCTCTTCGTTTGGTTGCAAAACCAGGAAATAAACTATACTGCAGACTTTCAATTAACACTCAGTTATTAGCCCGTGTGGATCATCTAATGAAA GTTGGAAGGAATAATTTCAAGCCTCCACCCAAAGTTGAATCCAGTGTTGTCAGAATAGAGCCAAAGAACCCTCCACCACCTATTAATTTTCAG actgctaaaaaatttcaaatggaggtgtggaccccctTGAAAATCTTAAACATGatctgcggaccacaggttgaaaatcactgcacTAGACATTCATTGACTCTCCATTGTACCTCTCCCCTTCTTAAGCAGACTCTCATCGAGTATCTTTCCAACATTATCTGGATGCCCCAACAGCAGTTCAAACTCAACTTTCCTCAAAACCCCTGTTCCTTTCCTAGAAGTGACACAGACCAGGATCGCTGTGGTTAG